TACCTGGCCGCTCGGGCCCATGCCGACGACCGCAGCCGCGGCGGAGAGCGGCGCACGATCCTGCCGGATTTCCTGATCGGTGCCCATGCCCTGGTGGAGCGCCTGCCGCTGCTCACCCGGGATCAGCGCCGCTACCGGCAGGCGTTCCCGGGGTTGGAGCTGATCAGCCCCTGAACGGCTGGACCAGGACGGGATGGATAGCCCCTCAGCCGATCCCCCCCCACCGGCCATCAGGCCGCCGCGGCCACCAGCTCCGCCTCGTTGCAGCCCGCTGCGCGCTGCAGCTCCGCCGCCTGGCTGTCGAGCAAGGCGCCGGGCAGCGCGTCCCCCAGGGGCCTGGCGCAGCAGGTCGCTGGCGGTGAAGGCGGCCGAGGCCTCCGCCAGCAGCGCCGCCCCGTCGCGCCGGACACTCAGGTGCAGGTGGCCGCCGTTGCCCACCCGCTCCAGGCTGGGCTTGGGGCTGAAGCTGCAGCGCCAGTCGAAGCGGCGCGTCACCCGTTGGATCAGCAGCCTGGCGTGCACCAGCTGGTCGGTGGCCTCCAGGAGCGTGCCCGGCGCCAGCGACAGCTCGAACTGGCGCCGTACACCGGGTGGCACTGCAGCCAGGGCCGGCCAGCTGCCTCCAGGGCATCCAGCAGGGCCGGGGTGCCCTCGGCAGCGGGGCTGGCCACCAGCCACTCCACCTTGAAGCCGGCCCGCAACTCCACCCCGGCCCGCTGCAGCTGCACCATCTGGCGGCGGCAGAAGTGCCGACCGCGGCTACCGGCTGGTGTGCGTCCCCGACGCCTGCCAGGCGGTGACCCCGGAGCGCCATGCCGCCGCCCTGGCGTGCTTTGCCGGCTACGGCGAGCAGATCAGCTGCGGGGAGTTCGTTGCAGCCATGGTCCTAGCCGCAAGCGGACTAAGTTGAAGGGGCTGCGTGTCGCCGCCATGCAGGTCAACCTCCATGACGCCAAGACCCACCTCTCCCGCTATGTGGCCCAGGCGCTGGAAGGGGAGGAGGTGGTGATCGCCAAGGCAGGGCGCCCCTTGGTGCGGCTGGTGCCGGTGGCGGCGGCTCCCGAACCCCGCCGGGGCGGCTTCCTGGAGGGGGGCGCGGTTCTGGGCGCCGATCTCAAGGCCGATCTCGCCGCCGCGATCGACGGCCTGTTCGGCTGATCCGCACGCCGTGAGCTGCAGCGAACCCCGATCCGACCCCCAGGCCCTGCTGCTCGATACCCAGCTCCTGCTCTGGTGGGCGATCGAACCGCGTCGGCTGCCGGCCGGGACGGCGAGCCTGTTGGCGGATCCTTCCCAGCCCCTGGTGTTCAGCGTCGTGAGTCTGTGGGAAGTGGCGATCAAGTCGTCCCTGGGCCGGGCCGATTTCCAGGTGGAGGCCGCCGCCCTGCGGCTTGGCCTGCTGGGGCAGGGATTCCGCGAACTGCCCGTCCGCGCCGAACACGCACTGGCGGTGCAGCACCTGCCCTGGATCCACCGCGACCCCTACCGCTGCGCGGAAGAGTTCGTCTTTGACCGCCTCTTGGTGGTGCAGGCCCAGCTGGAGGGCCTGAGGCTCCTGAGCGCCGACCACACCCTCGTGGCCTACGGAGAGCACGTGCAGGTCGCGGGCTGATCCCCCCTCAGGGGCTCGGCTCCGGGTCGTAGTACACGCCGGAGGCGTTGAACGGGGGCACGGTGGTGACGTATTCCGTCGTCAGGGTGGCGGGGTCGAAGGCGATGATCGTCCGGGTCCGGTCGAGCCACTGCACCCGTTCGGCGCCGGTGACCGTCAGGGTCGCCACCCAGGGGCCCACGACGCTGTCGTTGAGATCGAAGTCGCCTCCCTCGGGGTGCCGCTCGTAGAGCTTGACGACGCCATGGGCCAGGACCCGGTCGGGGTCGCACAGCCAGTAGCCGGTGCGGCCGGCCAGGATGATTTCGGAGACGCGGGAGTGCCCGGCCGCGGCGAAGCTGAGGTGGACGGCCATGGTGCGCTGATCTGCTGCTGGGGTCGCGCGGGGGGCCGGGAGGCCGCTCGGGTCATCCCCTGACCTGACAATCTTCTCCTGGAGCACCCTCGGCCCGCATCCCCAGAACGGGGGATTGCGGCAGACCCGGCGGCTCAGCCGGTGACCGGGGTGCGAGCCTCCAAAGCCGATTCCAGGTTGATCAGCCCGGCGGCGATCGACTTGACGACGGCCTTGGTGCGGTTGTCGACCTGGAGCTTCTGGAAGATGTGCTTCACGTGGGTTCTGACGGTTTCGGGGCTGACCACCAGCTCCTGGCTGATCCGCTGGTCGGTCAGACCCAGCATCAGGTGGTTCAGCACCACCCGTTCGCGCTCGGTCAGCGGTTCGATCGGGGCCACGGGCGGCTGTTGCCGCAGCACCGCCGCCACCGGCTCGGGGTAGTAGATGCCGCCGCCGGCCACCACCCGCAGCGCCGGCATGAACAGGCCCGATTCGAAGCAGATGCCGTTGCAGCCCCGGGCCAGGGCCTCCCGCACCAGGTCCTCGTTGGCATCGTCGGCGATCAGCAGGGTCCGGATGGCGGGGTCCAGCGCTTCCGTGCGCTCCACCAGCGAGAGCCCGGTGCCCTCCTGCAGCCGCTGGCTGACCACCAGCAGCGACGGCCGCTGTCGCTCCACCAGCCGGAAGCCCTCCTCCTCTGTCGTGGCGGCCCCCACCAGACTCTTCTGGACCGGGGTGATGCACATGAAGGCCCCCAGCCATTTCATGTGCTCCAGGCAGGCCACCGTGGTCAGGCCGGCAAGGATGTCCTCCAGCTCCACCAGCAGGGTGGGGATCCCGGGGATGAGATCCGTGAGGTCCACGGCTGGAGGAACATGCGGAGCTCATGATGGCTCGCACGGGGTCGGGCTGGGTCCCGCTGGGTCCCGCTGGGTCCGTCTGGCTCAGAGAGGATCGGCCCCTTCGCCGAGGATCGCGAGGTAGGAGTCGTAGGCGAACACCCGGTTGCGCCGACCTCCGGTGATTTCCCGGGCGATCCCCAGAGAGACCAGCCGCTCCACGGCCTTCGCTGCTGTGGGGAAGCTCAACTGGGCCCGGGCCGCGAGCTGGGGAATCCCGATCAGGGGCCGCTGCCTCAGCGCTGCCAACACCTGCCGCACGCTGACGCCCGATCGTCCCCGCACCGTGAGCTTGGCCTCGTCGGCCTGGAACAGGGCCAGCAGCCGGTGGGCTGCGTCCACCGCAGCGGCCGCGGTCCTTTCGACGCCTTCCAGGAAGAACAGGACCCACGCCTCCCAGTCACCGTCGCGTCGCACCGCATCGAGGAGTTCGTAGTAGCGGCTGCGGTGCTGCTTGAAGAACAGGCTGAGGTAGAGGAGCGGCTGGCGCAGCAGGCCGCCGTCCACCAGCATCAGCACGATCAGCAACCGCCCGAGGCGGCCGTTGCCATCCAGAAACGGGTGGATCGTCTCGAACTGGACATGGGCAAGCGCCGCCTTCACCAGCAGGGGGAGGTCGCCCTCGGCATGGAGGAACCGCTCCAGCTCGGCCATACAGCTGTCCACCCGTCCCGGTGGTGGTGGCACGAAGCGGGCGTTGCCCGGCCTGGTACCGCCGATCCAGTTCTGGCTGCGCCGGAACTCTCCCGGCTGCCGATC
This genomic stretch from Cyanobium gracile PCC 6307 harbors:
- a CDS encoding response regulator transcription factor, yielding MDLTDLIPGIPTLLVELEDILAGLTTVACLEHMKWLGAFMCITPVQKSLVGAATTEEEGFRLVERQRPSLLVVSQRLQEGTGLSLVERTEALDPAIRTLLIADDANEDLVREALARGCNGICFESGLFMPALRVVAGGGIYYPEPVAAVLRQQPPVAPIEPLTERERVVLNHLMLGLTDQRISQELVVSPETVRTHVKHIFQKLQVDNRTKAVVKSIAAGLINLESALEARTPVTG
- a CDS encoding type II toxin-antitoxin system VapC family toxin, which produces MSCSEPRSDPQALLLDTQLLLWWAIEPRRLPAGTASLLADPSQPLVFSVVSLWEVAIKSSLGRADFQVEAAALRLGLLGQGFRELPVRAEHALAVQHLPWIHRDPYRCAEEFVFDRLLVVQAQLEGLRLLSADHTLVAYGEHVQVAG
- a CDS encoding type II toxin-antitoxin system Phd/YefM family antitoxin → MKGLRVAAMQVNLHDAKTHLSRYVAQALEGEEVVIAKAGRPLVRLVPVAAAPEPRRGGFLEGGAVLGADLKADLAAAIDGLFG
- a CDS encoding Fic family protein is translated as MKREATGHLEITSTAGEPVRAFVPDPLPPLPPLKLGRLGLALHDRALLACGRLDGVASLLPDPDLFLYAYVRREALLSSQIEGTQSSLSDLLLFELAEAPGVPFDDVVEVSSYVAALEYGLTRLASGFPLSSRLLKEIHAVLLARGRGVDRQPGEFRRSQNWIGGTRPGNARFVPPPPGRVDSCMAELERFLHAEGDLPLLVKAALAHVQFETIHPFLDGNGRLGRLLIVLMLVDGGLLRQPLLYLSLFFKQHRSRYYELLDAVRRDGDWEAWVLFFLEGVERTAAAAVDAAHRLLALFQADEAKLTVRGRSGVSVRQVLAALRQRPLIGIPQLAARAQLSFPTAAKAVERLVSLGIAREITGGRRNRVFAYDSYLAILGEGADPL